The Tistrella bauzanensis genome window below encodes:
- the surE gene encoding 5'/3'-nucleotidase SurE codes for MRILISNDDGINAPGIAILEQIARELSDDVWVVAPETDQSGVSHSLTIHNPLRVRKIADKRYGVSGTPTDCVLIATRRLMQETAPDLVLSGVNRGANLAEDVHYSGTIAAAKEATLLGHQAIAMSQVFVDPADVPWRTARAHGPALVEKLIATKWPRGVVVNVNYPPVEPEAVTGVEVVSQGQRVLGEMIVEGRDPRGVPYYWIGGLRRDGHETEGTDLSVIRKGKIAVTPLHIDLTARSFMPALEGILEA; via the coding sequence GTGCGCATCCTGATCAGCAACGACGACGGCATCAACGCCCCCGGGATCGCGATCCTGGAGCAGATCGCCCGCGAATTGAGCGATGATGTCTGGGTCGTGGCGCCTGAGACCGATCAGAGCGGCGTGTCGCATTCGCTGACGATTCACAACCCGCTGCGGGTGCGCAAGATCGCCGACAAGCGCTATGGCGTCAGCGGCACCCCCACCGATTGCGTGCTGATCGCCACCCGCCGGCTGATGCAGGAGACGGCGCCCGATCTGGTGCTGTCGGGCGTGAACCGCGGCGCCAATCTGGCCGAGGACGTTCACTATTCAGGCACGATCGCCGCCGCCAAGGAGGCGACGCTTCTGGGCCATCAGGCGATCGCGATGAGCCAGGTGTTCGTCGATCCGGCCGATGTGCCGTGGCGTACCGCCCGCGCGCATGGGCCGGCGCTGGTCGAGAAGCTGATCGCGACCAAATGGCCCCGGGGCGTGGTGGTCAATGTCAACTATCCGCCCGTCGAGCCCGAGGCGGTGACCGGGGTCGAGGTGGTGTCGCAGGGGCAGCGCGTTCTGGGCGAGATGATCGTCGAGGGCCGCGACCCGCGCGGCGTGCCCTATTACTGGATCGGCGGCCTGCGTCGCGATGGCCACGAGACCGAGGGCACCGACCTTTCGGTGATCCGCAAGGGCAAGATCGCGGTCACGCCGCTGCATATCGACCTCACCGCGCGCAGCTTCATGCCGGCGCTTGAGGGCATTCTGGAGGCGTGA
- a CDS encoding protein-L-isoaspartate(D-aspartate) O-methyltransferase produces the protein MDVLAEAKIKLLMQLRSAGITDTRVLKAIETVPREIFVPPPLVPKAYANRALPIGQGQTISQPEVVALMTQALNLGDRHKVLEVGTGSGYQTAILSRLARRVYTVERHRSLAREAQARFAELAMHNVVNRVSDGMRGWPEQAPFDRIIVTAAADEVPEELLDQLVIGGILVMPVGAHGREQRLMKLIRNEDGADDVEIARVRFVPLMPGVPREEDPGPVVG, from the coding sequence ATGGATGTGCTCGCCGAGGCAAAGATCAAGCTGTTGATGCAGCTGCGTTCGGCGGGCATCACCGACACGCGCGTGCTGAAAGCGATCGAGACCGTGCCGCGCGAAATCTTCGTGCCGCCGCCGCTGGTGCCCAAGGCCTATGCCAACCGGGCGCTGCCGATCGGGCAGGGCCAGACCATCAGCCAGCCGGAAGTGGTGGCGCTGATGACTCAGGCGCTGAATCTGGGCGATCGGCACAAGGTGCTGGAGGTTGGCACGGGGTCGGGCTATCAGACGGCCATCCTCTCGCGCCTGGCCCGCCGCGTGTACACGGTGGAACGCCATCGCAGCCTGGCGCGCGAGGCTCAGGCCCGCTTCGCAGAACTTGCCATGCATAATGTGGTCAACCGGGTCTCCGACGGCATGCGCGGCTGGCCAGAACAGGCGCCCTTCGACCGGATCATCGTGACGGCCGCCGCCGACGAGGTTCCCGAGGAACTGCTGGATCAGCTGGTCATCGGCGGCATTCTGGTGATGCCCGTCGGCGCCCATGGCCGCGAACAGCGGTTGATGAAGCTGATCCGCAACGAAGATGGCGCCGATGACGTCGAAATTGCCCGCGTGCGTTTCGTGCCGCTGATGCCGGGTGTCCCGCGTGAGGAAGATCCGGGCCCGGTGGTGGGATAG